The proteins below are encoded in one region of Microbacterium pygmaeum:
- a CDS encoding glycine cleavage system protein R — protein sequence MATLVLTVVGDDRSGLVAAVADVVGSNGGNWERSQLAELAGAFAGIIEVSVPDVRVDELRAALSDLDGLLTITAHPGSTGADAASPRSFAFTVLGNDRPGIVREITSTLTAHGVSIDRMSTETRDAAMSGGRLFEATIAAKAPASVDVDAAQAALEELAAEIQVDVTLSV from the coding sequence ATGGCGACACTGGTGCTGACCGTCGTGGGAGATGACCGTTCCGGCCTGGTCGCGGCGGTCGCCGATGTCGTGGGCTCCAACGGCGGCAACTGGGAGCGCAGCCAGCTCGCCGAACTCGCCGGCGCCTTCGCCGGGATCATCGAGGTGTCCGTCCCCGACGTCCGGGTCGACGAGCTGCGAGCGGCGCTGTCCGATCTGGACGGTCTGCTCACGATCACCGCGCACCCCGGTTCGACGGGAGCGGATGCCGCGTCTCCGCGTTCGTTCGCCTTCACGGTGCTGGGCAACGACCGGCCCGGGATCGTCCGCGAGATCACCTCGACCCTCACGGCGCACGGAGTGAGCATCGACCGGATGTCCACCGAGACGCGGGATGCCGCGATGTCGGGCGGGCGGCTCTTCGAGGCGACGATCGCCGCGAAGGCCCCGGCATCCGTCGACGTCGACGCCGCGCAGGCGGCGCTGGAGGAGCTCGCCGCCGAGATCCAGGTGGACGTGACGCTGAGCGTCTGA